A window from Corynebacterium urogenitale encodes these proteins:
- a CDS encoding ATP-dependent DNA helicase → MAGTQELLALAVDALGGKPREGQQKMADAVAKAMAEAKHLAVQAGTGTGKSLAYLIPAINHAMKGQLPVIVSTATIALQRQLVERDLPRLAEALKDELPRPLESAILKGRNNYLCLHKIHGATAEAESDTGMHPEAEALLSTAEVTRTGAQVKRIHEWAAETEDGDRDNLDRGVSDQAWRQVSVTSRECIGATRCPFGEQCFAELARQRAAEADVVVTNHALLAIDAMADAPILPEHDMVVVDEAHELVPRITSAATAELSPTGVAILAKRAEKIGPKDTGTDLEEACDAWTTALDEVIANSAPVGAPDSVIGRWTSVPAGLEIPLAALRDAAWKANRKVSGVPASEFANDPAKAAERQAVMAATEDLHDTVVRILEASAPGAANNADDLLGEDVVWLSTDGQRKQVCVAPLSVADLLRQRLFGQSTVILTSATLALGGQFNAMMAQWGLSSSATTLDVGTPFDAKTHGILYVATHLPRPGRDGLSAEAIDEAAQLINAAGGRTLGLFSSRRAAEEMADELRSVVPYDILLQGEDSMSSLVEQFREQESTCLFGTLGLWQGVDVPGQSLSLVLIDRLPFPRPDDPLMKARQDAAVKAGRNGFMEVAATHAALLLAQGAGRLLRSVDDKGVVAVLDQRLATARYGGFLRASMPDFWETSDPKTAKAALRRLSKAAKS, encoded by the coding sequence GTGGCGGGAACCCAAGAGCTGCTCGCCCTTGCCGTCGATGCCCTCGGAGGAAAGCCGCGGGAAGGCCAGCAGAAAATGGCGGATGCTGTCGCCAAGGCCATGGCAGAAGCAAAGCACCTCGCGGTGCAGGCAGGCACGGGAACGGGCAAGTCCCTGGCCTACCTCATCCCCGCCATCAATCACGCGATGAAGGGCCAGCTGCCCGTCATCGTCTCCACCGCAACGATCGCACTTCAACGGCAACTGGTGGAACGCGATCTGCCGCGCCTGGCAGAGGCACTCAAGGACGAGCTGCCTCGACCACTGGAATCGGCCATTCTCAAGGGCCGCAACAACTACCTGTGCCTACACAAGATCCACGGTGCAACCGCCGAGGCGGAAAGCGATACCGGAATGCACCCTGAGGCAGAGGCCTTGCTCTCCACGGCAGAGGTCACCCGCACCGGCGCGCAGGTCAAGCGCATCCACGAGTGGGCCGCAGAGACTGAAGACGGCGATCGCGACAACCTCGACCGCGGGGTCTCCGACCAGGCGTGGCGGCAAGTGTCCGTCACCTCCCGCGAGTGCATCGGCGCAACCCGCTGCCCCTTCGGTGAGCAGTGCTTCGCCGAGCTAGCGCGCCAGCGCGCAGCCGAGGCAGACGTGGTGGTGACCAACCATGCGCTGCTGGCCATCGACGCGATGGCGGATGCACCAATCCTTCCGGAGCACGACATGGTGGTGGTCGATGAGGCGCACGAGCTCGTCCCCCGTATTACCTCTGCGGCCACTGCGGAACTCTCCCCCACTGGCGTCGCCATCCTGGCGAAGAGGGCAGAGAAGATCGGCCCGAAGGATACGGGCACGGATCTGGAAGAGGCCTGCGATGCCTGGACCACAGCACTGGATGAGGTCATTGCGAACTCCGCTCCGGTCGGCGCCCCGGATTCCGTCATCGGGCGATGGACCAGCGTGCCCGCCGGGTTGGAGATCCCTTTGGCTGCCCTTCGCGACGCTGCGTGGAAGGCCAACCGCAAGGTCAGCGGCGTGCCCGCGAGCGAGTTCGCCAATGATCCCGCCAAGGCCGCCGAGCGTCAGGCAGTCATGGCCGCCACGGAAGACCTACACGATACGGTCGTGCGCATTTTGGAAGCATCCGCTCCCGGTGCCGCCAACAACGCCGATGACCTCCTAGGAGAGGACGTCGTGTGGCTCTCCACAGACGGACAGCGCAAACAGGTGTGCGTTGCGCCGCTGAGCGTAGCCGACCTGCTTCGGCAACGCCTGTTTGGGCAGTCAACGGTGATCCTCACCTCCGCCACGCTGGCTCTCGGCGGGCAATTCAACGCCATGATGGCGCAATGGGGTCTGTCCTCATCGGCAACCACCTTGGATGTGGGCACTCCCTTCGATGCCAAAACCCACGGGATCTTGTACGTCGCCACTCACCTGCCCCGCCCCGGCCGGGACGGCCTGTCCGCGGAGGCGATCGATGAGGCCGCACAGCTGATCAACGCTGCGGGAGGGCGCACGCTCGGGTTGTTCAGTTCCCGGCGCGCAGCCGAGGAAATGGCTGACGAGCTGCGCAGTGTGGTGCCCTATGACATCTTGCTGCAGGGTGAGGATTCCATGTCCTCTCTGGTGGAGCAGTTCCGCGAGCAGGAATCCACGTGTCTTTTCGGCACGCTGGGGCTGTGGCAGGGCGTGGACGTCCCGGGCCAGAGTCTGTCGCTGGTGCTCATCGACCGCCTGCCATTCCCCCGCCCCGATGATCCGCTGATGAAGGCCCGTCAGGATGCGGCGGTGAAGGCCGGGCGCAATGGCTTTATGGAAGTCGCCGCGACGCACGCTGCTCTGCTGCTTGCCCAAGGGGCGGGACGCCTATTGCGTTCGGTCGACGACAAGGGCGTGGTGGCGGTGTTGGATCAGCGCCTGGCCACCGCCCGCTACGGCGGTTTTCTGCGCGCCTCCATGCCGGACTTTTGGGAAACGAGTGATCCGAAGACGGCGAAAGCCGCCCTGCGCAGGTTGAGCAAGGCGGCGAAAAGCTAG
- a CDS encoding sigma-70 family RNA polymerase sigma factor gives MKKFDGRAKFSTWAYRIASNAALQIVRSRREIPDEEAGVQETAPGSGVDSQVTASMVVRDALAALPDDFREVIVLREYTSMSYQDIAEHQGIGIQISCC, from the coding sequence ATCAAAAAGTTTGATGGTCGCGCGAAGTTCTCCACATGGGCGTACCGCATTGCGTCGAACGCTGCGCTGCAGATCGTGCGCTCCCGCCGCGAGATTCCCGATGAGGAGGCGGGAGTGCAGGAGACCGCGCCCGGATCGGGTGTGGATTCGCAGGTGACGGCGTCCATGGTGGTGCGCGATGCGTTGGCGGCCCTGCCCGATGATTTCCGCGAGGTGATTGTGCTGCGCGAGTACACGAGCATGAGCTACCAGGACATTGCCGAACACCAGGGGATTGGGATTCAGATAAGTTGCTGCTAG
- a CDS encoding AMP-binding protein: MPVASRRPNLDIPDCGLWGLTFGNLATEDEDRIAVIDVADGSETTYAELRTFVESAAGGLVANGIEPGDVVALHCPNSLAFIVSAQAVWRIGAVLSPISLMATQESIADQLKDSDAKLLLTVAALGETSANAARSVGVEAIFLDANNGLQQWYAERRTAPKLNFDPAHHLAALPYSSGTTGLPKGVRLTHENLVMNVLQSIDAELISKDDIIFGVLPFFHIYGLTALANLALVSRATLVTQPRFEIESFLAAHEKFGITFTFIAPPIAVLLAKHPVVDKYDLSTLRVVFSGAATLDEDLAKAVEARLGVHAQQGYGMTETSPVTHTNNDLSVNRGSIGKPVANTEHKLVNPETLEEIGLPPAGEHSEVGELWVRGPQVMGGYLNRPEQTAETLPGDGWLRTGDLAEQDHEGNVFVVDRLKELIKYKGYQVPPAELEALLLHHDHVADAAVIGVTREGEEVPKAFVVLQQDVAASDDEKRTIIDFVADHVAPYKKIREVEFIEQIPKSATGKILRRELKAREQ, encoded by the coding sequence ATGCCCGTCGCCAGCCGCCGACCCAACCTCGACATCCCAGACTGTGGCCTATGGGGCCTGACCTTTGGCAACCTCGCAACAGAGGACGAAGACCGCATTGCCGTCATCGACGTGGCCGACGGATCCGAAACAACATACGCGGAACTACGGACCTTCGTGGAATCCGCAGCTGGGGGCCTGGTAGCCAATGGCATCGAACCCGGCGACGTGGTGGCGCTTCACTGTCCTAATTCGCTCGCGTTCATCGTTTCCGCTCAGGCTGTCTGGCGCATCGGCGCGGTCCTCTCTCCCATCTCCCTCATGGCCACCCAGGAGTCCATCGCTGATCAGCTCAAGGACTCGGATGCGAAGCTCCTGCTTACCGTCGCGGCCCTCGGCGAGACGTCTGCAAATGCCGCCCGCTCCGTGGGCGTTGAGGCGATTTTCCTCGACGCCAACAATGGTCTCCAGCAGTGGTACGCGGAACGCCGCACCGCTCCCAAACTCAACTTCGATCCCGCCCACCACCTAGCGGCTCTGCCTTACTCTTCCGGCACCACGGGTTTGCCGAAGGGCGTGCGACTGACACACGAGAACCTCGTGATGAACGTCCTCCAGAGCATCGATGCAGAGCTCATTTCCAAGGATGACATCATCTTTGGCGTCCTCCCCTTCTTCCATATCTACGGCCTCACCGCCCTCGCTAACCTGGCACTGGTGAGCCGGGCAACGCTGGTCACACAGCCGAGATTCGAGATTGAGTCCTTCCTCGCCGCTCACGAGAAATTCGGCATCACCTTCACCTTCATCGCACCTCCCATCGCCGTGCTACTCGCGAAGCACCCCGTGGTCGATAAATACGATCTCAGCACACTGCGTGTTGTCTTCTCCGGTGCCGCGACCTTGGACGAAGACCTGGCAAAGGCTGTGGAAGCCCGCCTGGGAGTGCATGCTCAGCAGGGCTACGGCATGACGGAGACGTCCCCGGTCACCCACACCAACAATGATCTGAGCGTCAACCGCGGATCCATTGGCAAGCCAGTCGCCAACACCGAGCACAAGCTCGTTAACCCGGAGACTCTGGAGGAGATCGGGCTGCCACCGGCCGGAGAACACTCCGAAGTCGGCGAGCTGTGGGTGCGCGGTCCGCAGGTTATGGGTGGCTACCTGAACCGCCCAGAACAGACTGCGGAGACGCTGCCAGGAGACGGCTGGCTCCGCACCGGCGACCTGGCAGAGCAGGACCATGAGGGCAATGTCTTCGTCGTTGACCGCCTGAAGGAGCTGATCAAGTACAAGGGTTATCAGGTGCCACCGGCCGAGCTGGAGGCGCTGCTGCTGCACCACGATCATGTGGCGGATGCTGCTGTCATTGGTGTGACGCGCGAGGGTGAAGAGGTACCCAAGGCCTTTGTCGTGCTGCAGCAGGACGTGGCCGCCAGCGATGATGAGAAGCGCACGATCATAGATTTCGTTGCGGATCATGTCGCGCCCTACAAAAAGATCCGTGAGGTCGAGTTCATCGAACAGATCCCGAAGTCCGCGACCGGCAAGATCCTCCGCCGCGAGCTCAAAGCCCGCGAGCAATAA
- a CDS encoding nicotinate phosphoribosyltransferase — protein sequence MLEAALKDGSAHRQCSFEVFTRRLPNERRYGVVAGTARVLRAVRDFVFTDEQLEDLDFLSQETIDYLRDYRFTGHIDGYREGELYFPNSPILTVRGTFAECVILETVILSILNADSAVASAAARMVTAAAGRSIIEMGSRRTHEYAAVTAARAAYLAGFDATSNLEAAKRYGIPASGTAAHAWTLLHTNPDGTPDEAAAFRAQVEAHGVGTTLLVDTYDITQGVKTAIEVAGTELGAVRIDSGDLGVVSRQVRRQLDELGAKNTKIVVSSDLDEFAIAALRSEPVDIFGVGTSVVTGSGAPTAGLVYKLVEVEGTPVAKRARGKESKGGAKGAIRIFRNTGTAIDEVTYPLDGPLPDAGDHDFSQLSIPMVRDGELISEVPTLEASREYLAKQLVTLPWEGLALTRDEPALSVRHAH from the coding sequence ATGCTGGAGGCTGCCCTCAAGGACGGGTCCGCGCACCGCCAGTGCTCGTTTGAGGTTTTCACCCGCCGACTTCCCAACGAGCGCCGCTACGGCGTGGTTGCAGGAACCGCCCGCGTGCTGCGAGCTGTCCGAGACTTCGTGTTCACCGACGAACAGTTGGAAGATCTGGACTTCCTCTCGCAGGAGACTATCGATTACCTGCGGGACTACCGCTTTACGGGGCACATTGATGGCTACCGTGAGGGCGAGTTGTACTTCCCGAACTCCCCCATCCTCACTGTCCGCGGCACCTTCGCGGAGTGCGTGATTCTGGAAACGGTGATTCTGTCCATTCTCAACGCGGATTCCGCAGTAGCTAGCGCAGCTGCCAGGATGGTCACCGCCGCCGCTGGCCGCTCAATCATCGAGATGGGTTCCCGCCGAACCCACGAGTATGCCGCCGTGACCGCCGCCCGCGCCGCCTACCTGGCGGGTTTCGATGCAACCTCCAATTTGGAGGCCGCCAAGCGCTATGGGATCCCGGCCTCGGGTACGGCAGCGCACGCATGGACACTGTTGCACACGAACCCTGACGGCACGCCGGATGAGGCCGCAGCGTTCCGCGCCCAGGTTGAGGCGCACGGTGTCGGCACAACGCTGCTCGTCGATACCTACGACATCACCCAAGGCGTGAAGACCGCCATCGAGGTCGCGGGAACTGAACTCGGCGCCGTGCGAATCGACTCCGGTGACCTCGGTGTGGTGTCCCGTCAGGTTCGACGCCAACTGGATGAGCTCGGAGCGAAGAACACCAAAATTGTGGTTTCTTCCGACCTGGACGAATTTGCGATTGCCGCACTGCGCTCAGAGCCCGTGGACATTTTCGGTGTGGGAACCTCCGTGGTGACAGGCTCCGGCGCCCCCACCGCAGGCTTGGTTTACAAGCTCGTTGAGGTAGAAGGCACGCCTGTGGCGAAACGCGCCCGTGGCAAGGAGTCGAAGGGTGGTGCCAAGGGAGCGATCCGCATTTTCCGCAATACGGGTACCGCCATCGATGAAGTCACCTACCCCCTCGACGGGCCACTCCCCGATGCGGGCGACCATGACTTTAGCCAGTTGTCCATTCCGATGGTGCGTGACGGAGAGTTGATCAGCGAGGTGCCGACCCTGGAGGCCTCCCGTGAGTACCTAGCCAAGCAGCTCGTCACTCTGCCGTGGGAGGGCTTGGCCTTGACCCGCGACGAACCGGCGCTGTCCGTGCGCCACGCCCACTAG
- the clpS gene encoding ATP-dependent Clp protease adapter ClpS translates to MTSPAAPTATPVEEKVPDTVTDANLPWLCICWDDPVNLMSYVTYVFQTTLGYSRKKATELMMKVHTEGKAVVSSGERDKVEADVKKLQMAGLWATMQRSDG, encoded by the coding sequence ATGACGTCACCCGCAGCGCCAACGGCAACCCCAGTTGAGGAAAAGGTTCCCGATACCGTCACGGACGCGAACCTGCCTTGGTTGTGCATTTGCTGGGATGACCCGGTCAATCTCATGAGCTACGTGACCTATGTCTTCCAAACCACCCTCGGATATTCCCGGAAGAAGGCCACCGAGCTGATGATGAAAGTCCATACCGAGGGCAAAGCCGTGGTCAGCTCCGGTGAGCGCGACAAGGTGGAAGCGGATGTGAAGAAGCTGCAAATGGCCGGACTTTGGGCCACGATGCAGCGTTCCGACGGTTAG
- a CDS encoding rhomboid family intramembrane serine protease — protein MHKNRNAAYGNTPAYGNTPARTVRPVSPMRSASGRVVSAASTTGSFLLLIWVVQIVNAFSGERLIAFGIRPRDVEGMWGILFAPFLHADFAHLIANTTVAAILLFLVALSGTRAVVISSVMTILIGGFGVWLFGQPYSVHVGSSILIYGWLAFLVVRGFFSGAIWQIILGVILAVAYSGMLWGVLPGQYGVSWQGHLFGGAGGVVAGWMNASQARSERQKERAMMRR, from the coding sequence ATGCATAAGAATCGCAATGCCGCCTACGGCAACACCCCCGCCTACGGAAATACCCCAGCCAGAACCGTGCGGCCTGTTTCACCCATGCGTAGTGCCTCTGGAAGGGTGGTGAGTGCAGCCAGTACGACCGGCAGCTTCCTCCTCCTCATTTGGGTAGTGCAGATCGTCAACGCCTTCTCTGGTGAGCGCCTCATTGCCTTCGGCATCCGCCCGCGCGATGTGGAAGGCATGTGGGGCATTCTCTTCGCCCCCTTCCTGCATGCTGACTTCGCCCACCTGATCGCCAACACCACCGTGGCGGCGATCCTCCTGTTCCTCGTGGCGCTGTCCGGCACCCGAGCCGTGGTCATCAGTTCTGTGATGACCATCCTGATCGGCGGGTTTGGGGTGTGGCTGTTCGGCCAGCCGTATTCCGTGCACGTTGGCTCCTCGATCCTCATCTACGGCTGGCTGGCATTCCTGGTAGTCCGCGGTTTCTTCAGCGGTGCCATCTGGCAGATTATTCTGGGCGTTATCCTGGCCGTTGCTTACAGCGGCATGCTGTGGGGAGTGCTGCCGGGCCAATACGGTGTCAGCTGGCAAGGGCACCTGTTCGGCGGCGCTGGTGGCGTCGTCGCTGGATGGATGAACGCGAGCCAGGCGCGATCGGAGAGGCAGAAGGAAAGGGCGATGATGCGGCGATGA
- the serB gene encoding phosphoserine phosphatase SerB, whose translation MEEGLVPALVTVTGPDRPGVTAAFFRVLSSYNVQLLDIEQSVFRGNLNLAALVGVEKEDIDPLRDGLQATLSSYGMGVQVNADRDLASTRPRSTHVMVVIGRPVTANHISRIGQTLADYGANIDTIHGIADYPVTGLELELTVANAAPGGGVPLRKALAELTGEIGVDIAIERGGLARRAKRLICFDVDSTLIQHEVIEMLAAYAGKEAEVAAVTERAMRGELDFAESLHERVKALAGLDASVVEKVARDIQLTPGARTTIRTLKRLGYKTGVVSGGFIQVIEPLARELDLDFARANTLEIIDGKLTGRVIGPVIDRQAKAESLKEFAWSNGIQLSQTVAVGDGANDIDMLSTAGLGIAFNAKPALREVADAAVNHPFLDQVLFLLGISRHEIEDADLRDGTYRRVPLEF comes from the coding sequence TTGGAGGAGGGGCTCGTACCGGCTCTCGTTACTGTCACAGGCCCCGACCGGCCTGGTGTGACCGCGGCCTTCTTCCGTGTGCTGTCCTCCTATAACGTCCAGCTGCTCGACATCGAGCAGTCAGTCTTCCGCGGGAACTTGAACCTCGCGGCGCTTGTTGGCGTCGAGAAGGAAGACATCGACCCGCTCCGAGATGGTCTCCAGGCAACCTTGAGTTCCTACGGCATGGGAGTGCAGGTCAATGCGGACCGCGACCTGGCATCCACGCGTCCGCGTTCCACGCACGTCATGGTCGTCATTGGTCGTCCGGTAACCGCCAACCACATTTCGCGCATCGGCCAGACGCTGGCCGACTACGGTGCGAACATCGATACCATCCACGGTATTGCGGACTACCCGGTTACTGGGCTCGAACTGGAGCTGACGGTCGCCAACGCGGCTCCTGGCGGTGGTGTGCCACTGCGTAAGGCGCTGGCGGAGCTGACCGGTGAGATTGGCGTGGACATCGCGATCGAGCGTGGTGGATTGGCGCGGCGCGCAAAGCGATTGATCTGCTTCGACGTGGATTCCACCTTGATCCAGCACGAGGTCATCGAGATGCTCGCAGCCTACGCGGGCAAGGAAGCCGAGGTTGCGGCAGTGACCGAGCGCGCGATGCGCGGTGAGCTGGACTTCGCAGAGTCTCTGCACGAGCGCGTGAAGGCCCTCGCTGGCTTGGACGCGTCCGTGGTGGAGAAGGTCGCCCGCGATATCCAACTCACTCCGGGTGCGCGGACAACGATCCGCACGCTCAAGCGCCTGGGATACAAGACCGGTGTGGTTTCCGGCGGCTTCATTCAGGTCATCGAGCCTCTGGCGCGGGAGCTAGATCTGGACTTCGCCCGCGCCAACACGCTGGAGATCATCGATGGCAAGCTCACCGGCCGCGTGATCGGCCCGGTGATCGATCGGCAGGCAAAGGCCGAATCCCTCAAGGAATTCGCTTGGTCCAATGGCATCCAGCTATCACAGACAGTGGCCGTAGGCGATGGCGCCAATGACATCGACATGCTCTCCACCGCAGGGCTGGGTATTGCCTTCAACGCGAAGCCGGCCCTGCGTGAGGTTGCGGATGCTGCAGTCAATCACCCATTCCTCGACCAGGTTCTGTTCTTGCTGGGTATCTCTCGCCATGAAATCGAGGATGCGGATCTGCGCGATGGCACCTACCGCAGGGTGCCCTTGGAGTTCTAA
- a CDS encoding DUF2017 domain-containing protein, with translation MDAWTKKKSLMRGTRYVTRLEPLEREMLGDSASLIADALMERVRTAPKDELAEMTGMPSGHAEAPANPALARLLPSYFKEGAEEVEGDAALMRQLNETDIIRQKLLNLRVLSDALGPDGSVNLSLTESEAAMWTNALADIRSYHHAQLQELTKQEGEGSSQVQAASQYMEWLGGHLDSLMYAMMGDLDLGDFGDDEHPGD, from the coding sequence ATGGATGCTTGGACGAAGAAGAAAAGTCTCATGCGGGGCACCCGCTATGTGACCCGTTTGGAGCCGCTGGAGCGCGAGATGCTGGGGGATAGCGCCTCACTGATTGCCGATGCGCTCATGGAACGTGTCCGGACCGCCCCGAAGGATGAACTGGCGGAGATGACCGGCATGCCATCGGGCCACGCTGAGGCTCCGGCCAACCCCGCCCTTGCGCGACTCTTGCCCTCGTACTTCAAAGAAGGTGCGGAGGAAGTCGAAGGGGATGCGGCGCTCATGCGGCAGCTCAACGAGACGGACATTATCCGTCAGAAGCTGCTCAACCTCCGCGTGCTCAGCGATGCCCTCGGCCCGGACGGGTCGGTGAACCTGTCGCTCACGGAATCTGAGGCCGCCATGTGGACCAATGCCTTGGCCGATATCCGCTCCTACCACCACGCGCAGCTGCAGGAATTGACGAAGCAAGAGGGGGAGGGCTCCAGCCAGGTTCAGGCTGCCAGCCAATACATGGAGTGGCTCGGTGGACACTTGGATTCCCTCATGTACGCCATGATGGGTGACTTGGATCTCGGCGACTTCGGAGACGACGAACACCCGGGGGATTAA
- a CDS encoding peptidyl-tRNA hydrolase, producing the protein MTTAYEITRRILDGRDGEFPDRPETIQALPLVLRLEKTAVPPRDRLLAAAARACAALCFDERVATDPFWARPYGNWIDARVRKVARRARASKWERVQRIPGVTMVEVDEERREVAAARAFLPSPVNDVDPVLNKLQITGADLPVVVNDEEPAAKVDGGEGSGSPAPGHAVIYIDTSLGMSVGKAAAQVAHGSQLMGAVLSAELSAQWKAAGFPLEVREVSAERFHELRQRVVGADDLIQTRWITRSGGETEPMVVVQDAGHTEVAPGSATVIAQWVPCAAQG; encoded by the coding sequence ATGACCACCGCGTACGAGATCACCCGCAGGATCTTGGACGGCCGGGATGGCGAATTCCCTGACCGCCCGGAGACCATCCAGGCCCTGCCCTTGGTGCTGCGGTTGGAGAAGACCGCTGTGCCGCCTCGTGATCGGCTGTTGGCTGCTGCAGCCCGCGCATGTGCCGCGTTGTGTTTCGACGAGCGCGTTGCGACCGACCCCTTCTGGGCGCGTCCTTATGGGAATTGGATCGACGCCCGCGTCCGCAAAGTGGCACGGCGTGCCCGGGCCTCCAAGTGGGAGCGGGTCCAGCGCATTCCCGGCGTGACGATGGTGGAGGTGGATGAAGAGAGGAGGGAAGTTGCCGCTGCCCGAGCCTTTCTTCCCAGCCCGGTCAATGATGTGGATCCGGTGCTCAATAAGCTCCAGATCACTGGCGCGGATCTGCCAGTTGTGGTTAACGATGAGGAGCCAGCGGCGAAGGTAGACGGTGGTGAGGGATCCGGCAGCCCAGCGCCGGGGCATGCGGTGATCTACATCGATACTTCGCTGGGGATGTCCGTGGGGAAGGCTGCGGCGCAGGTGGCCCATGGTTCCCAGCTGATGGGGGCGGTCTTGTCAGCGGAGCTCTCTGCACAGTGGAAGGCTGCGGGTTTTCCGCTCGAGGTGCGTGAAGTCAGCGCCGAACGCTTTCACGAACTGCGGCAACGGGTCGTGGGTGCGGATGATCTCATTCAGACACGATGGATCACACGCAGCGGGGGAGAGACGGAGCCGATGGTGGTGGTACAGGATGCTGGCCACACGGAGGTGGCACCCGGCTCAGCGACGGTGATCGCTCAGTGGGTGCCTTGCGCAGCGCAGGGTTAG
- a CDS encoding P1 family peptidase, translating into MSVELFGCSPGEHNALMDVPGLGVGHAACEDGAGDSGVSVVVAPGGAVASVDVRGGGPGTRETDLLSPENTVGAIHAVALCGGSAFGLDATSGVMQQLEREGIGFPVLGEMDPEKKIPIVPGAVIFDLLLGRWDSRPDAATGVAATKAALQALRSGDADTQKGNVGAGIGAAAGALKGGFGQASAVFPAGTPLEGKTIAAAVVVNPQGTIVDPATGLPWGLAAELGDEFAQLSELRHRGVPRQVREQLNTMNLYGTKIPAEMAGAHPDLPRLNTTIGVVATDAPITKAQTKRLAMVSHDGLARAIRPAHMPMDGDTLFGLSTAVDPTTGTTPKDAPSVDPMAMSMLSAVAANCVERAIVHAVLAAESAFETPSYRDILARS; encoded by the coding sequence ATGTCTGTGGAGCTTTTCGGTTGCTCACCAGGTGAGCACAATGCACTCATGGATGTGCCTGGACTCGGCGTAGGGCACGCCGCGTGCGAGGATGGCGCCGGTGATTCGGGCGTGAGCGTGGTCGTCGCGCCGGGTGGTGCGGTGGCAAGCGTGGACGTGCGCGGTGGCGGGCCGGGAACGCGGGAAACGGACCTGCTCTCTCCGGAAAATACTGTTGGCGCGATCCATGCGGTCGCCCTGTGCGGCGGTTCCGCTTTCGGACTCGACGCCACCAGTGGCGTGATGCAGCAGCTCGAGCGCGAGGGTATTGGTTTTCCTGTGCTGGGGGAGATGGACCCGGAGAAGAAGATCCCGATTGTCCCAGGGGCTGTGATTTTCGACTTGTTGCTCGGTCGGTGGGACTCTCGCCCGGATGCGGCGACGGGAGTGGCAGCAACGAAGGCCGCGCTACAAGCGCTGCGTTCCGGTGATGCGGACACGCAGAAGGGAAATGTGGGCGCCGGGATCGGCGCGGCGGCCGGTGCGCTCAAGGGAGGTTTTGGCCAGGCCAGTGCTGTGTTCCCCGCGGGCACGCCGTTAGAGGGAAAAACAATTGCAGCCGCCGTGGTGGTGAACCCCCAGGGCACGATTGTCGATCCGGCCACGGGCCTGCCGTGGGGCTTGGCCGCGGAGTTAGGCGACGAATTTGCCCAATTGAGTGAGCTGCGCCACCGGGGAGTGCCCCGGCAGGTACGGGAGCAGCTCAACACTATGAACCTGTACGGCACCAAGATTCCCGCGGAGATGGCGGGCGCACACCCAGACCTGCCAAGGCTCAACACGACCATCGGGGTAGTGGCCACAGATGCGCCGATAACCAAGGCACAAACGAAGCGACTAGCCATGGTCTCCCACGACGGGTTGGCGCGAGCCATCCGGCCAGCTCACATGCCGATGGACGGGGACACCCTGTTCGGCCTGTCCACCGCCGTCGACCCCACTACCGGCACCACGCCCAAGGATGCGCCGAGCGTGGATCCCATGGCGATGTCCATGCTCTCAGCTGTGGCCGCCAACTGCGTGGAACGCGCTATTGTCCACGCGGTACTCGCCGCGGAATCGGCATTCGAGACCCCCAGCTACCGAGACATCCTCGCAAGGAGTTGA